The following DNA comes from Sparus aurata chromosome 3, fSpaAur1.1, whole genome shotgun sequence.
TACCTTCACCCTTCCCCTCACCAAGTGTGTTGATTGATGTAGTAGATCCCATAACTTTTTGCTGTCCTTCATCACGTGGCACAGCTGACGAACTTTGAGAGCGGTTCTTTTTCAGCTCACTCTTCTCTGCGTCTGTAGCATCTGTTGCCAGAATCTCCTCACCACTGGAGACGCGTCGAGGATTCAGTCCTTTGAGCTTCAACGGATCCCTCCTGAAGAGCTTGGGTGAAGGGAGGGGTTTCAGAGACTTGAATATATCCCTCTTTTGACCCTCTGACCCATTCTCCTCTTTATTAGGTTGAGTTGTCTCTGGTAGCTTCAGGTAGCTAGCAGAAGGCTTGGCAGAGCTTATCGGTGGCTTTGAGGAACTAATTGAAGGTCTGCGAGTGAGCTCTGCTAGTTTTGCAGAGATGTCTGTCTTCTTTGGTACAGATTCTTCAGAACTAACAGAGACAGTTGGGATCTTTTGAGTCGTCTCAGGTTCTAGGGGAGGTTTATAAGAAAGGTCTGGCTTTTTTTCAGCTGGTTCTGGGGCTTTTAGTGATGACTCTGTCTCCATCTTTGAGGCTTTTCTCTTGGCAGCCAGATCTTTGAAATACTGTAGTCGACTGGCAGGGTCATTCATGTTCAgagatgatgatgttgtttcATCTTTGATAGTGTTCTGAGGCTCCACTTTTGCTGTAATCTCCTCCTCTTGCTGTtgctctttctccttctctttttcttctttctctttctccatttGTATCTCCTTATCTTTTTCCGCAGCCTTCCTTCTCCACGAAAAAGGCTCACGATTAAATGACCTCTTCTCGAGAATCTGGGCCACAATTGAGGAAGTACGTACTGAGTCTAAGTTCTCATCTTCTTCCGTCGCTGGTTTTAGGCCAAGATTGCTGCTGTGCATCTCTGTCTTGGAAGATGAGAAAATCAGCGAGGAACGCAGGCGAGAGCTACGTTGAAGCATTGGGTTAATACGTGAGTGGAATGATTCATGTTTGGACAGCAAGAGATCTGAACCCTTTTTCGCCTCCACATCTACACCCACTTCCCTCTCTGCACCCCTTTCGGCcacatccctctctcttttaTCAAGCACTGATGGTTTGAAGTCACTGACTGATGGAAGCAAATCCATAGTTGTTGAGTCTTTATTGGTGCTCTCAGGTAACAGGGGCTTTCCATAGCGTGGTCTCAGGATATCTGGTCTTGGTTTGGGGGGAACATTTGGTGGCTCCCTTATTCCAAAGCGGGGAGCTGAACTTTCAGTGGCGGTTGGTTGCAGAGATGGTGGCGGATCTTCAAATGCATCAGGCCCCATAGGTTGAGTCAGACCTTCTTCTCCACTGTCCTCATAAGTGCTGAGATAGGAGTCGATTCTCCATCTCCTCATGCCTTGCCTGGCATCTGCATCTTGATCGTGCTCTTGATCAGAATGTTTGGGAAACGGTTTCTTCTCTGGTTGGTGGGGCTGCGTGGGCGAGCTCTGACAAGCATATGCCTGACCTATGCTTGGCCTCTTATGACCAGAACCTCCTCCATACCGCCCAGCTAACGGGGGCGCCCGAAGCCCCTCAGGTCCTCTCAAGTCCTCTGATGAAAAGTAGTCTCCGCCATAGCTTCCAGATGGGGGCTCCTGATCTGAGCGATAGCTTGACTCTGAATGCTGGTCAATGGAGAGTTGTGAAGGACGACCTCGAAGTCTGTCATAGTGTCCATGCCCAGAGCCCGGCCCAGGCCCTTCATTGTAGTAGTGGCTACTTTGGATCTGCTCCctgtaaataaaatacagtggTTCTTATTTGTTCATTGTTATGTGTAAAGACATGTGCTCACATCAGATGGTAAGATATGCAATGATTCAGAGTACAGAATTTAGATTCCAAACAGTTGTAGGTACTAAAGGGTTAACTACCTGTGGAAGTCGGTCTCATCCAGATTATTCATGACTCTGTGCTTCATGTATTGCCTCGAAGATGTGTAGCTTTCCTGGGTTCCCTCTGCATAGCTGTGCCTTTTGAAACCACTGGCGCTAATCTCCATCTGCCTGGAAACTATGGACCTTCCCTGATCTAGGTACGACTGCTGCAGACGAAACTGTTGCTGGGAATACTTCCCAATTGTAATTCCTGGCCCGGGTTCAATGGTGTGGCGAAATGGATCGTTTCTCCGGAAAGGAATTGCAAGATTTCTGTCAGAGTCTCCATAGGGGAAGGCAGAGGGAATCTCAGGCTGCCTGCGGTAACCTATAGGGTTACGCAAAGACTGGCTCCGCTTCAAACCAAACTGGTTACCTAAGTAACTGCTGGGGTCAGAGGGAACGAGCGCTCCATCCGATGGGTCAATAACGAGAGGCTCTGACTGAGCAAACAGAATGCGAAACTCTTCATCAAAGGTGGAAACCAGCTCCCCGAGGAAGAGGTGGGCAATGCAGCGGTGGATCTTCTCATAGGACCACATGAAACTGTAAGTAAATAGGAAAGAAGAGTAAAGGCAATTAAAGTACTTGAATTTACAGAATGAATGGCCAGTGAGTCTTGGGAATTTAATGAACAGAATTCAATTACTCACCTGTAGTTGCCACTGAGTACAGCCCTGCAGTCAGCCAGTAAGAAACGATCTTTCACCTGCCCCTTGAATGATTTCCCTGTCCTGGAATAATAGGTTATTCCTGACACAGTCCTGACACGCATCATctgtaaaacacaatttcagtCACATTCAATCCTTTGTGAAAATGATGTATCATCTCATAATAATTACACAATAAATGTCACAGGATAACTGACTTATTAGACAAGTCTATTAaggacatgtaaaaaaaatcaatgtttttttaaaaggcaagCTCACAGGAATTTGGTCCAAGTTGACTTTGCAGTTGATGACCATAGAGACAAAGTGATAGGCCTCCTGCTCATCCAGTAGAATGTAAACAGGAATATGGCGTGCTGCTGCATCCAATAGGTcagcaaaaatgtcaacatctgTGAACGTGTCCATCACTACAGCAATAACCTGGAGAAGAAGAGCAAACATAAGAAAACTGGCCAAGGTTTGGTGAGTATAATATGGTCTTTGCCTAGTTTTATGATTACTTTGTGGCAGCCCTGTTTTCTTGTGGTCAAATGGGTAGAATTTAAAATTACACTAACATGATTTAAAAGGGGCTTTGGGTGTGGTTGCTGTTCTTTGTGCTTTTATGCTCTTAAAACACAGGGCTGTACATAATACATCTATGGTTGCAGTACTTTTGATGGGATTGTGAAAAGGTACCTCCTGATTGTGAATATTAAGTTGGATTGAGACTAgataatatgaaacattttatattgAATACAAATATTGAGAAATGTGTACACAGGGCAGTGAACACCTCTTAAccaaataactgaaacaaatgtAGGCCTACATTTAACTAAACTCGGTGTATCAGCAGTACAAAGTCGGTGAGTCTGTACTAAATTTTGCATTCCATGGTATAGAGAGATTAATGACTGCTGTCTCATAGAACCTGTCTTTCCTCTGTATGCATGTAGAAACACGTACTTTATAGTTCATGACTCTCCTGAGTCACTTTTGTCGCAGTAAAAGACACGTACTCTTTGCGGTCACACACAAGAAGCGGAGCATAAGCAGGGCCCACCCCACCAACAGGTTCGACTGCTTGCATTCACACTTCTTGctaattattttcttaattgaGCCAAAGGTCAGTCAGTATGAAATTCATCTTAAAAAGGGAGTGGTGGCAGAGCTGGCAGTGGCAGATAAAGtaagattaaacaaacaatgaGCCTACACACACAAGTCACTGGCAGCCGTTtatctcagatttttttttttttttaagagataACATTTAATGTGTATATACATACTGGTTAGATAAAGAGGATAGTCAGTGGGTCAGTGGTATTTCCCATACACTTCTTGACAGCTTTGAAAAAGTAGTGTATGTTCATTGGGCATAGAACCAAAATCATATGTAGAATATCCGTCGTTGTACCCACTGAATAAATGTCACAGCTTATATCTCATCAATCAGTTCGCTCTTAAAAATTCCTGCTGAAAGCAAACTGGACATACAAGTTTACCCACTCCATGTTTCCCATCCCTCCCTTTTACTTACTTGGCGTGCATTCTTGATGAGTCTCCTGGCCTGCTCCTTGATGCTTGGCATGTCTGGGTCGGAGGGGTTGACCAGAGTGGTGACCTCTGTGGGCCCAACAAAGCTGTGCTGTGGCAGCGGCCAGCCCAGATCCAGCCCCGGTGCAGCCAAGTCGGACTGCACCGGCCAATAAGTGTCAGAGGAGCCATCAGCCTCCAGACCTCCCTCAAGGTATGTCAGCTCTGGGACGCTGGCTGTCCGGTTTGGTGTCTGGATTGTTGACTTGATAAATTCGATTTCTGTCTGTGCAAGGAAACCGACTACTTCTGCAGTCTGGAGGAATTCATAGTAGCCCTAGTGTGACAGGAGACACACAAATCATTCCATGATAAAACCAATGCACATGTGTTTCCTGAAAATGTTCATTACATACACACAAGTAGAAAACTACGGTGTTACCTGTATGTCATTTTCTATCAGAGCATCAATAGCCAGGCGGTATTCCTCGCGGTAATGTGGCGGCAGGTAGTTGGGGTCGAGGGGGTTCTCACCAATCGATGAACTCTGAGATCGGTGTGCCATGGTTGGAGATAGGTGCGGGGTCAAGGGTCAGGGCAAAGAGGTTGGGGAGAGGAATTTGAAGCTGTGCAGAAAAGTCAGAAGGACAGAAAAGGTCAGCGCACAGAGAACAATGTTGCACGattatcattttcatttattcagatacagctgtttttttgtgtttcaggaaaaaaaaaaacgtagttATCTAAGAACATCAGCGCAAACAGCTGGATAAGACATCACCCCTCCGTCTGTATGCCATCCTCATAATTCATCTAAATATTTTTTAGGTTGGTGAGAGGATAAACGCTTTGTGTCAAGATACACAAGCAGACAAATGACCTATAACCTCACACGCAAAGTGTCCATTGTTTCTGCTGCAAAGCCTGTGTAGTAAGTTTAACGAGTATGAATTTCTCATACTAACACACCTTTTCCGGCACAAAATACCACAGGCTTATAATCAAGGAGACGCTAACAGTTGTGGCATTTCTCCACAGAAATATTTTCCTCCCCAGCCAAGGAACCAGTTCTACATTTACAAGCCAGTGAATGTAACATCAGAGTTGTACTCAGCAACGACACATCTCTGTTGCGATAGCGCCAATGATTAACTGAAATTCAATCGGCTTGTGGGTAAACTGCACATAAAGGTAACAACAGAGAAAAGGAACCGGACACTGAAAACTCAATGGAAGAAAGACAAAAgtcaagtgagaaaaaaatgggAGGTGTAAGGGAGAGGTGGGAAAGGCATGAAAAGGTGTATAGACAGGTTCTCATATCTCTGCTCACTCCATTTTAATGCGGGTGCGTCAAGCTTCAAGTTGCTACTCAGACCTAATCCTGAAAAAAATCTATGTCACTCATAACACACAAATTGATTGAAGAAAGCTTGATGAGTAAGCTGTTCACTATGCCGTGACTTGAACTGACTTACACTCAATTAAAGGTAGTGAATGGAACATTGTTACATAACCGTTTGGAAATGTGTGATTGTTTAAATGAGAAAGTGACCGTGGAGAAGGTAAGGATTAGCTTTGCGAAAAGGTCTGCGGATCTGCAATGACCTATAATGACCTACAAGTTCATCGAATCCTTTCATTAGATACTGATCAAATTCTGTCATTCTCAGCCCAAAAGAGACAATAAGTCTTCAAAAAAAGAAGGAACTGAACCAGACACAACAATGAAGGACACAAATAATTAGGGCTGCTGCAGATTATTATCATGAAACCATCAACAATTTAAAACCAATGGATGTTCCGATTGCTGTCacataagaaaaagaaaagtagcaAATCTGAGAGCCTAAAACAAGCTGATGTCTGGCCTTTTGGCTCCAAAATTTACTTAAATGATTAGCTGATTCCTCTAAAATCACCAAATCATTTTCACTAATAGGTATAATATGTTACATTTCTGTACATTACCATTACTGGTGTGTTTTATATGTCACTGTAATTTCCAGGAAAACACGTGAAACACCAGCTGGTTCATCAGAGAGTGAGAAAATAATTTGGCGAAAGTGACTAAACTTAATGTGACTTACACTTTAATACAACACCTCATCCATGAACATGATTGTGGCTGATTCTTGATTGTGGCAACCAGAGCGTCAGAATTTGCATTCTGTGTGTTTAAGTACTAGTTTGCTCCCTAAGAACAATAGTTGGCTCAATCCACTTTGTTCAGCGGCCCTATATTTGGTGTCTGTTAATTATTTTGTGGTTTACTGTACCTGCTTCCAAAAGATAAAGTATACCATCACTGTGATAAGAAAGATTTTGTTTGGCATTAGATGATGGAGAAAGAAATGAGGATTAAGACTTTGGGCAAAGGTCCCCAGCTTGATTCCAACACAGTCCCACAACACAGTTATGTGTTATCCATCGTCGACCGACCCAACCAGGACGCCCCCTCATTGATATTTAATGTGTTCCTGACAGCTGCAAACTGGATGGGTCATCTGATGGTATAGATGTGGGTTAACAACCACTAAAAAGTTCAAATATCCAAAGTGAGCTGGTTAATCTCTAATATAAACACAACTTACTTCTGTAAATTGCAGTTTGTGGTCACTGCAGGAAGTGTTTTTGACTGTGTGGATATATCACCATGGAAACAGCCTAAGGAACTATGGTTGATTATCAGTCAGGGTGCACGatcagggtgtgtgtgcatgtaaccTGGGGTCTAAGTGAGTAGGTGTTGGGTAAGGTTGGACCTGCTTTAGTGTGTGACGTGTTTTCTGTAAACTTCCAGGCACACTTAACAGATCGGTGCTGATAGAAAAATGGGCCCATGTTCTAACCCGCAATCACTGGGAGAAGCCGGTTTACTCAGAGCCCTGGTGAGTCACCGGGTAGCCCAGCCTGGGGATAACTTGCAACACGCTGGACTGTGGTGATTCATCTGCTAGCAAAATGGCTGACATCCTGCTTCCTTGCTCCCTTTAGCCATAGAAATTAGGCCCTTGTGGTGCGCTGTTCCCAGTTAAAAGTTCCATGGTGGGCACAGAGGCATGCGAGGCAGACAAACTGCTTCCATGGAATAACTTTACCCCTTCCAAGTCGCTAAAATAGAAGAAACATCAGTGCTTTgacctgttttcttttgttctttataTGAAATAAATCTCGCAGCCTGGGGCTTGATCTGCATAAAACTGAATTTTGCTGAGGCAGCACTAAAGTGCATACCTGAGGACTTGTGATAACAGCCATAAACTGAGAGATGTGCACCTGCCTGTGCTCGTCATAATGTTTTAACTCCAGAAAAAGCCATCTAACATGTTTGGCGGCACAACAAAATGCACTGCAAGGGACTTTTGGGTGATGAAATGGCAGCAAACCACTGCTTTCCATCTTGATTCATCTTTGATGAACTGACTTAAGTCTTTGCTCCAAAACTGTCAATCACAGTTTTCTCAGGGTTCAACCTGATGTctttaaattgcttgttttgtccaaccgaCAGATTCAAAGCAAAAGATGTTCGGTTAACCACCACAGAACACAAAGACGGTAGTAAACTCTCAGATTTGTCGGTGATGTTCAGCACTTTTACTTGAAAATTGAACATCGGGATTGCTGACGATGATGACACTCCGATGTTGAGTTTCACGGCAAACTACCGCAAATTGAccctgaggtgtgtgtgagctaagTGGGTGACTCAAGACTACAGGAACACGGAACAGGGCCTGGGGGTTTCATATCCAGATCCTGACCTCTGGTTGAGTGCGGAATGAATCAACAGAGGAATAGCACAACGTAAGAAGCATGACAGACTTTCTCCAGCTCACCTGGTTGACTGGAAGGATATTCAAACAAATactgctgctttgtttgttgTTATAGCAACTCCGCTAAGCATCAAACTGTAGTAAGTGACACATGTTGATTAAGATCTTTCGCTCTCTTTTCTTCGTCTCTTTCGGCTTCTCCCTTTCCGTTGCTTGCAGAAACGACGAGCCTGCCCTAAATGTACCATCAACAAGGCCAGTTTGAAAGACCGAACCACATGCAGCTCCTCAACGCTGATAAACCCAATATTCAGATGTGCACAATTTTTGCTCGCCGAGCGTGTAAACGGCTCATTCTCTGCATTCCTGCATGCGCGTTTGGCAAAAGAGGATGGAGCGAGAGAATACGTGAAGAGCTGAGGGAGGGAAAAATATCTATCTGTCTCGACACGTGAATCAGAGAAACCAAGCCTGAGGAGACAAACTATGAAGCACCGAAAGATATCACTCTCTCTCcgtcccccacacacacacacacacacacacaggttaacaCACCTCACTAAGCAAACACTATGATTGATCCGACATACCTCTCCGGTCGATTCAATTCGTGTGATCTTTCGGTGCGAGTGGAGTGAGAAAAACAATGCCCGAAAACAGGTTCGGAGGGATGAGCCAGTTATCTCCAGATGCTCCTGTCACAACCTCTCAACGCAGCTCCTCTGTCGATTAACACAACCAGAGCATAAGAGCAAACACAGAGCACGGCCTGACTCTCTGTACATAATCACACCTCAGCACAACCGTTGATGGGCACCAAACAGACAGCTGAAggttacgtgtgtgtgtgtgtgtgtgtgtgtgtgtgtgtgtgtaggctgcACGTGTGAACACATGGCGACACCAATCCTCCCTttttctaaatgtgttttttacgGAGCAGCACTGCTAGAAAAACAGGTCCTCTAAGGTCCTCGTCAACTGTTCCAACGGCCTTAATGTCTGCGGTTACCTCGAGTGGAAAACTCCACAatagatgcaaaaaaaaatgttttctacttCTCAAACATGACTTGTAACACCTTTACAGATAGACAACAGCCCTGTGTGAAACACAAAGTGCCAACGAAGCTATGAATGGGATGAAGCCTCAGGTCATAATGGCTGGTGTGACAAGCTGAAATGTATAATGAGAAGCACACAGGCACAGAGACACCACAGAAAAGCTGGCACTACAGACTTTTTCCCCTCAAATTATAACCACATGGTGGACTATTCCTATCCAGTGAGTCACTTTGAATGAATCGAGGCTCGGCCTGTTAAGGTGAAGTTTAGATCAATAGGAAAGGAAAGCTGCTGAGGAAATGGATCTGTGCGTCGGCAATAAAGATATTATCAGACCCTACAGATCTATAAGTCTACAGGCCAGGACTAGTAAGCATCGTTCTTGCTCAATAGACAAGGCCGTGTGATTAGACAGCGAGGAGCCTGTTTTATCTCTAAATTAGAGGCGTCAGTTGTACTAATGACATGACCTGAGATGCATACTAGCATTGTGCAACCAGGGCATTAGACACGCTTGTAAAAGTGTCTCTGCTCTTTCAAAGCATTATTTATGACCTGTAGCTCCCTGCAGTACAGCACAGACAGAGCTCCACTCGCTATTTTTCACTGTCTTGAAAGTTTTCAGCGGTTCTCTCCAGTGCCAGCCAGCTGGGAGCCCTCCGCCTGCCCAGACTATAATAACAACAGCGTTCAGGTTTTTGAAATGCACAGCAGCTACCTGGGTGACCTAATCCTCTCTAAACTTCCTGCTGAGGAAAGTGACCagcatttcctttttctttgttcttttttttttttttttttgaattcCACTCACATTAATAGaataatagaatataataaaaGAGGTACAACTGAGATATTAAACcaagaaaatgtcattataacAGAATACACCAGaatagaaaaagagaaagatacGATCATATAGTGCATGGAGGAGGACAGGACTCAATAGAATAGGAAATAATAGAATGGACCCTCTTGTGTAAATGGTCCTTTTGTCCCAGTTTGCCGTCTCACGTTTCCTCTCCATACCTCCTAACTCCGCTGCAGGTCGTCTCTTCTATTATCTTTGTACAAGCGGCCGATGTGCGTCTCCGTCCCGCCCGTGCGTCACATTCCTCGGTTCGGGCAACAACTCCACCCCAGGCCCCCCACCCCGCGGTGTGCAGCCCTCCGGTGGCGACCAGCGAAGACAAGCGAGGCAACACGGACACAAGGCCCGGCTCGAGCGCAACACTCGGCGGTGTGAGACCCTCCAGAGCTCCGCCAGCAGACGGCACAGCGCGGCGCGGTGAATGAGGAAGGAGCCGGGGCAACTCCTGTAAGGGCAGGGCTTTCCCACCGGTGTGACTCCTCCCAAACCCGCTCCTCGATCACTGGGAACACAAGACCATTGGAAGCTCACTCCCAGTGGCATATTTCAAAAAAAGCCTTTATGTCATGGCTGCTAATTGCCTTCATGGGACAGAGGGAAGTTTTTGAACTTTTACCCCaaactctcctccacagctttCCAAGTAACTCAGAGGTTGTCGACCCTCTTGCGTCGAGTCTCGACACTGTTTGTGTCTCATCTTTCAGCTTGCTTTGTCCACTTTGTGCTGTCCTTCTGCACTTTCTAATGGCTGGAGCACTGCTGGCCccagaggaaaaaacactgaatatgatTCCTTCTGTGTACTTGAGTGCGAATGATTTGACAAGAAAGTTCTCTCGAGTCTCGATTCCCTGCATGGTTGAcggtgtgtgtgacagcgacGGAATGTATCTGAGTATATTTACTCAAACActatacttaagtacaattttgaaatACTTGTACTTTCCGTGtctatttatatattatttttatttttgtcttctttatACGTCCTTTCCACTACATTCTGGAATCAAATAATTTTTGccccactacatttatttaataactgtTACGTTACAGATGACATGCTGCATCGGAGCATACTTAAAGTGCAATCAGATCAAATTAAACAAagattctgataatcagaagTTGCTGAATATAAGACACAATAACACTACAACTGTATTTTTGACAGAGAAGTAGATTcattgccagaaaattacttgTGATAATTGACTACTTTAAATATCACATACTGTAATTTAGTCAAGTACTGTTCATGTGGGTGACtctcacttttaccaaagtaatgtTTTAACCGGATGTTTTTACTTTTCCCAGAGGTGGCACAAAATAAAGATACGGCAACATATCATGACACATCCTCTCTCTTGACATACGATTATCGATATGCTGGCACCACATATCCATCCTATCATTATTAAAACGTGTGGCACATTGGAATGATGGCACTGTGAACATGGACAAGTCATGGTCAGTGTTCATGTTGAAGAGACAGTAAACTAAGACTGTGCACTTTTTGTACATTGTTCATCTCAGTTCATTTCAAATCTGTGTAACTGACGCCACAGTTCGGCAAATGAACACATGTAGTGTGATTCGTGCACTTTGCCTTTTTAGGGGCGTTTTGTATTCTTCACTTACAGACAGATATTGTGATGTGTCATTAGATGATTGTCTTGCAATGTATTGATCATcactgtatcgtgatattatcagTATTGTGGGCAATGTATCGTGAATCATATCGCGAGTTACTCACTGATTCCCACCCTTACTCGTTATATAACTTGTGAGTTAAGTAATACCATTGCCACATCTTTCTGAGACAAATGAAAAGTTCAATTCTCAGTCAGTTAAATGCACTATTTCTCAGTTCAGTACCCTCAGCGGTTTCGCTGCCACAGCCTCACTTGGTCTGCTGTGACCAGCGGCCTGTGTTGGCTCATTTTAGCTAAAATGGTAAATTAAATACGCTCACTTTGGTTTCTTTGAAGAACAAGTTCTCCTATGAAAAACAGTGTGTAAATGAGTCACCTGCTGTTTTTCTCCAAGGCAAAACACTTACTGCTGAATCAGCAGATTTCAGCAGTTCCTCTTTCTATATGAATCCTCTGTGTAAGCGCCTCGCTGCAGGCTGCGCCGCTCCGTTCCTCCTTCTGTAATATTGGCCTGATTTGGGAAACTTGTTTTTCTCAAATCCATACATGCACAGTGCAGGTCGGGGGAACACACTCAGACCCTATATGTATTGTGTACAGGCCATGATTTGTCAGTGGTCCTGATTTAGCAGATTGTTCTCACGCGCTCGGCCAAAATGTGTAACATTATTTAATAGTTTAAAACCGAAATTTTTGATTGTGTAACATCAAAAAATGTTACACTATCAACAAAGTCTCAATCCTTTATCTGTTTCTCGTTTTCTGTCTATTATttgtggtgtgtgcgtgtgtgtgcgtgtgtgtgcgtgcgtgtgtgtgtgtgttcaccttaTATGGGACGTCCTTTGTCCCGAATTGTGTCTatcagacagaacacacctTGTTTCATGGCCCTCTGATAGCAGCACACACTCATGAGTGTGATTGTGTGTTCAGTCCTGCTCCCAAGGGTGTGCCTCCTGTTCGAACGTCTGCCTGAGCACCCAAGCTGTTGTACGCTCACCCTTCAGGAGCCATGTTTCTGAGCTCGCACTCTGCCTGTGTGCTCTTTTCCAGCCCATGCAAATGTGCAACTCTCAGCATGACAGCGATGTATGAAATGAGGGTTGAGCGTTTGCATACGCGTGACGGAGGGTTACACGTAGattatgtgaaataaaaaggtAGATGAAGAATTCTGTTTGTGTGAAACTGTAACCAGCGAGTGAAGTGTGAGTGCCaaggagagaaagtgtgtgctGACATGAACAAGCTCTGATAACAAACACGAGCAGGTATA
Coding sequences within:
- the fam83hb gene encoding protein FAM83H encodes the protein MAHRSQSSSIGENPLDPNYLPPHYREEYRLAIDALIENDIQGYYEFLQTAEVVGFLAQTEIEFIKSTIQTPNRTASVPELTYLEGGLEADGSSDTYWPVQSDLAAPGLDLGWPLPQHSFVGPTEVTTLVNPSDPDMPSIKEQARRLIKNARQVIAVVMDTFTDVDIFADLLDAAARHIPVYILLDEQEAYHFVSMVINCKVNLDQIPMMRVRTVSGITYYSRTGKSFKGQVKDRFLLADCRAVLSGNYSFMWSYEKIHRCIAHLFLGELVSTFDEEFRILFAQSEPLVIDPSDGALVPSDPSSYLGNQFGLKRSQSLRNPIGYRRQPEIPSAFPYGDSDRNLAIPFRRNDPFRHTIEPGPGITIGKYSQQQFRLQQSYLDQGRSIVSRQMEISASGFKRHSYAEGTQESYTSSRQYMKHRVMNNLDETDFHREQIQSSHYYNEGPGPGSGHGHYDRLRGRPSQLSIDQHSESSYRSDQEPPSGSYGGDYFSSEDLRGPEGLRAPPLAGRYGGGSGHKRPSIGQAYACQSSPTQPHQPEKKPFPKHSDQEHDQDADARQGMRRWRIDSYLSTYEDSGEEGLTQPMGPDAFEDPPPSLQPTATESSAPRFGIREPPNVPPKPRPDILRPRYGKPLLPESTNKDSTTMDLLPSVSDFKPSVLDKRERDVAERGAEREVGVDVEAKKGSDLLLSKHESFHSRINPMLQRSSRLRSSLIFSSSKTEMHSSNLGLKPATEEDENLDSVRTSSIVAQILEKRSFNREPFSWRRKAAEKDKEIQMEKEKEEKEKEKEQQQEEEITAKVEPQNTIKDETTSSSLNMNDPASRLQYFKDLAAKRKASKMETESSLKAPEPAEKKPDLSYKPPLEPETTQKIPTVSVSSEESVPKKTDISAKLAELTRRPSISSSKPPISSAKPSASYLKLPETTQPNKEENGSEGQKRDIFKSLKPLPSPKLFRRDPLKLKGLNPRRVSSGEEILATDATDAEKSELKKNRSQSSSAVPRDEGQQKVMGSTTSINTLGEGKGEGKTLDFLKKQTQRLKGILAPKDKDKKSSSEDRGMSTGMGVTGDSSKKQSSSAYDTGSTMTDQTTSNHKTSTGTSGPSRYQAPGSSVLFSSNLRDDTKVILEQISANSQKIRQEREETAGDKDSSGEEKGLERQNSIRRNLFQRSQQGNVQEREGLLKRIESLRKEKKVYSRFEMGNNLG